From the Halalkalicoccus sp. CGA53 genome, one window contains:
- the metG gene encoding methionine--tRNA ligase: MREDFPTDRPAVVTCGLPYANGDLHIGHLRGYVSADVFTRALRRLGQDAIYVSGSDMHGTPIAVNAAKEGTDPETFALAYHEQYRETFPRFNVDFDNYGHTHDETNTELTKEIVRTLEEGGHVYEKAIKVAYDPEAGQYLPDRFVEGSCPYCGEHARGDECDEGCGRHLEPGEIEEPVSAITGNPAEYRDREHKFFRVSAFEEYLTEFLDGLEGTSNARNQPRQWIEDGLQDWCITRDMDWGIDYPGEEEEDLVLYVWVDAPIEYVASTKQYSERVGVDEYDWEEVWKEGGEIVHVIGRDIIQHHTVFWPAMLEAAGYTAPRAVCATGFITIDGKGLSTSRNRAIWAREYLDEGFHPDLLRYYLATNGGFQQDVDFSWEKFADRVNGELVGTIGNFLYRSLLFAHRTYDGTPDVEVSPEIEREIEGALSNFGEAVNEYSVRAIGQAALSLARVGNEYIQRNEPWNLVDDDPERAARVIRDCVQLAKAVAVLLYPVAPGKAATLWEGLGEEGSIETVSLDAAFEAPPSEFDEPEALFEKVEDDRVSDLEATLEEKIAAATDDRADEADADEAPTLKEDAEEEPVEAADLEPLVEDRIGFEEFQDLDIRVGEVVAAEGIDGADDLARLEVDIGVETRQVVAGIKRLHDLDTLPGETVVLLANIEKAELFGVESNGMVLAAGEEADLLTTHGDAKPGEKVR, from the coding sequence ATGAGAGAGGACTTCCCGACGGACCGACCGGCGGTCGTCACCTGTGGACTGCCGTACGCGAACGGCGACCTCCACATCGGCCACCTCAGGGGCTACGTCAGCGCAGACGTGTTCACCCGCGCGCTGCGACGCCTCGGCCAGGACGCGATCTACGTCAGTGGCTCGGACATGCACGGCACGCCGATCGCGGTGAACGCCGCGAAGGAGGGAACCGACCCGGAGACGTTCGCGCTCGCCTACCACGAGCAGTACCGGGAGACGTTCCCCCGGTTCAACGTCGACTTCGACAACTACGGCCACACCCACGACGAGACGAACACCGAACTGACGAAGGAGATCGTCCGCACGCTTGAGGAAGGAGGCCACGTCTACGAGAAGGCGATCAAGGTCGCCTACGACCCGGAGGCCGGACAGTACTTACCCGATAGGTTCGTCGAGGGGAGCTGTCCGTACTGTGGCGAGCACGCCCGCGGCGACGAGTGTGACGAGGGCTGTGGCAGACACTTAGAACCAGGCGAGATCGAGGAGCCGGTCTCGGCGATCACCGGTAACCCGGCGGAGTACCGGGACAGAGAGCACAAGTTCTTCCGCGTCTCGGCCTTCGAGGAGTACCTCACGGAGTTCTTGGACGGTCTCGAGGGGACCTCGAACGCCCGGAACCAGCCCCGACAGTGGATCGAGGACGGCCTGCAGGACTGGTGTATCACCCGCGACATGGACTGGGGGATCGACTACCCCGGCGAGGAGGAAGAAGACCTCGTCCTCTACGTCTGGGTCGACGCCCCGATCGAGTACGTCGCGAGCACGAAACAGTACTCCGAGCGCGTCGGCGTGGACGAGTACGACTGGGAGGAGGTCTGGAAGGAAGGCGGCGAGATCGTCCACGTGATCGGCCGCGACATCATCCAGCACCACACGGTCTTCTGGCCGGCGATGCTCGAGGCCGCGGGCTACACCGCTCCGAGAGCGGTCTGTGCGACCGGCTTCATCACGATCGACGGGAAGGGACTCTCGACCTCGCGCAACCGGGCGATCTGGGCGAGAGAGTACTTAGACGAGGGTTTTCACCCCGACCTCCTCCGGTACTACCTCGCGACCAACGGCGGCTTCCAGCAGGACGTCGACTTCTCCTGGGAGAAGTTCGCGGACCGGGTCAACGGCGAACTCGTGGGGACGATCGGCAACTTCCTCTACCGGAGCCTGCTGTTCGCTCATCGCACCTACGACGGCACACCGGACGTCGAGGTCTCTCCGGAGATCGAACGCGAGATCGAGGGCGCCCTCTCGAACTTCGGCGAGGCGGTCAACGAGTACTCTGTACGGGCGATCGGCCAGGCTGCGCTCTCACTCGCCCGCGTCGGGAACGAGTACATCCAGCGCAACGAGCCGTGGAACCTCGTCGACGACGATCCCGAACGCGCGGCGCGGGTGATTCGCGACTGTGTCCAGCTGGCGAAGGCCGTCGCCGTGCTGCTCTACCCCGTCGCTCCCGGAAAGGCGGCGACGCTCTGGGAGGGCCTCGGCGAGGAGGGTTCGATAGAAACGGTCTCGCTCGACGCGGCGTTCGAGGCCCCGCCCTCCGAGTTCGACGAACCGGAGGCGCTCTTCGAGAAGGTCGAGGACGATCGGGTGTCGGACCTCGAGGCGACGCTGGAGGAGAAGATCGCCGCCGCTACGGACGACCGAGCGGACGAGGCGGACGCCGACGAGGCTCCGACGCTGAAGGAGGACGCCGAGGAGGAGCCGGTCGAGGCGGCGGATCTCGAACCGCTCGTCGAGGACAGGATCGGCTTCGAGGAGTTCCAGGACCTCGACATCCGCGTGGGCGAGGTGGTCGCCGCCGAGGGGATCGACGGCGCGGACGACCTCGCGAGGCTCGAGGTCGACATCGGCGTCGAGACGCGCCAGGTCGTCGCGGGGATCAAACGGCTCCACGACCTCGATACGCTTCCGGGTGAGACGGTCGTCCTGCTCGCGAACATCGAGAAGGCCGAACTGTTCGGCGTCGAGTCGAACGGGATGGTGCTCGCGGCCGGCGAGGAGGCCGACCTGCTCACGACCCACGGCGACGCGAAACCGGGCGAGAAGGTCCGCTGA